In Clostridium sp. JN-1, one genomic interval encodes:
- a CDS encoding triple tyrosine motif-containing protein, producing MNELSIGYNLKSPQNKNAKININVMNSMKEDLLFKYIIVCNGKWSTLKDFSGNSNVEWIPKQDGRYTIIVEARKRDSLKSFDYVSRDNYIIGNIEEKLINNISTSTKSLQVGEKLDLTVNVNKIPVMFRYWLRINNRWEVIKDYSADNTLTWVAKSDGKFEILVECKNVDSENNFDDFETVEFEVVPLKVVQIKDFKCLVSELLKGNELIFEVETVHEEDRTILYKFIKIYESGKFECIQNYSTKRIISYVENESGNYKLLCLVKDMYSTKEFDDRAVMNFQIKDYKDICIKSFTSDLNSPQLCETSIIFKADVIGGRELLYRYIIKGTYAEDSGYTRNNTYVWTSKVPGRYDIALWVKDKSFDGNYEACQNLEFIIDEKSSKPVKIDKVFIDKNDKVLVNQEINTIVKASGGTDLRYSFIIKKDGEEIQKLDYGVSNYAKFLPDKCGNYELEIRVKDKYSSREFDSHKLFNIEVLKFIPASIYYILLPTKEYFVVGDTIKLEIISQNSSTTLVKYILKINDHKVEETDYVKQKRYMFIPKCRGKYTVEVFAKNAESDKVFDCKKQVILNIHECISLSNTKISCNKLEFKCNNSITFTVSSEHGKDVLYEFFIMESGDWNMVQEYSRKNYYTFIPFVHGEYKVLALARSQYYKEAYEDYDILKFNVE from the coding sequence ATGAATGAGTTATCAATAGGGTATAATTTAAAAAGTCCGCAGAATAAAAATGCAAAAATAAATATCAATGTTATGAATTCAATGAAAGAAGATCTATTATTTAAGTACATAATTGTATGTAATGGAAAGTGGAGTACATTAAAAGATTTTAGCGGAAATAGTAATGTTGAATGGATTCCTAAACAAGATGGCAGATATACAATAATAGTAGAAGCACGTAAAAGAGACAGCCTTAAAAGTTTTGATTATGTATCAAGAGATAATTATATAATAGGCAATATTGAAGAAAAGTTAATAAATAATATTTCAACAAGTACTAAAAGTTTACAAGTAGGAGAAAAGCTGGATTTAACTGTAAATGTAAATAAGATACCAGTTATGTTTAGATATTGGCTCAGGATTAATAATAGGTGGGAAGTAATAAAGGATTATTCAGCTGACAACACGCTTACATGGGTTGCAAAGTCAGATGGTAAGTTTGAAATACTTGTTGAATGTAAAAATGTTGATTCTGAAAATAACTTTGATGATTTTGAAACTGTTGAATTTGAAGTTGTTCCTCTTAAAGTTGTTCAAATAAAAGATTTTAAGTGTCTTGTAAGTGAGCTTTTAAAAGGTAATGAACTAATTTTTGAAGTTGAGACAGTACATGAAGAAGATAGAACTATACTTTATAAATTCATAAAAATATATGAAAGTGGTAAATTTGAATGTATTCAAAATTATTCAACCAAAAGGATAATAAGTTATGTAGAAAACGAAAGCGGAAATTATAAACTCTTGTGTTTAGTTAAAGACATGTATTCTACAAAAGAATTTGATGATAGGGCTGTAATGAATTTTCAAATAAAAGATTATAAAGATATTTGTATTAAAAGTTTTACATCTGACTTAAATTCACCGCAGTTGTGCGAAACAAGTATAATATTTAAAGCAGACGTTATAGGAGGAAGGGAGTTACTATATAGGTATATAATAAAAGGAACTTATGCAGAAGATTCCGGTTATACGAGAAATAATACCTATGTTTGGACAAGCAAAGTACCAGGAAGGTACGATATAGCATTATGGGTAAAAGACAAGAGCTTTGATGGTAACTATGAAGCATGTCAAAACTTAGAATTCATCATAGATGAAAAGAGCAGTAAACCTGTTAAAATTGACAAAGTATTTATTGATAAAAATGATAAGGTTTTAGTTAATCAGGAAATAAATACAATAGTAAAAGCTTCAGGGGGAACAGATTTAAGGTATTCTTTCATAATAAAAAAAGATGGAGAAGAGATCCAAAAATTAGACTACGGCGTTTCTAATTATGCCAAGTTTTTACCTGACAAGTGTGGAAATTATGAGCTGGAAATAAGGGTTAAAGATAAATACTCCAGCCGAGAATTTGATTCACACAAGCTATTTAATATAGAAGTCTTAAAGTTTATTCCGGCAAGTATTTACTATATATTACTGCCAACTAAAGAATATTTTGTAGTAGGAGATACTATTAAATTAGAAATCATATCACAAAATTCAAGCACTACCTTGGTAAAGTATATACTTAAAATAAATGATCATAAGGTTGAAGAAACAGATTATGTAAAACAGAAAAGGTATATGTTTATACCAAAATGCAGAGGCAAATATACTGTTGAAGTATTTGCTAAAAATGCAGAAAGTGATAAAGTTTTTGATTGTAAGAAACAAGTGATTCTTAATATTCATGAATGTATTTCGCTGTCTAATACAAAAATAAGCTGTAATAAATTGGAGTTTAAATGCAATAATTCAATTACATTTACAGTTTCAAGTGAGCATGGTAAAGATGTATTATATGAATTTTTTATTATGGAGAGTGGAGATTGGAATATGGTACAAGAGTATAGTAGAAAAAATTATTATACTTTTATACCATTTGTTCATGGTGAATACAAAGTACTTGCTTTAGCAAGAAGCCAATACTATAAAGAAGCTTATGAGGACTATGATATACTTAAATTTAATGTTGAATAG
- a CDS encoding PTS mannose/fructose/sorbose transporter subunit IIC produces the protein MDLNIIQVILVIFVAFLAGMEGILDEFHFHQPVIACTLIGLVTGNLVPCLILGGTLQMIALGWANIGAAVAPDAALASVASAIILVLGGQGKAGIPSAIAIAVPLAVAGLLLTIICRTIATAFVHFMDTAAKDGNIRKVEMWHIIAICMQGIRIALPAALILAIGAGPIRELLEAMPAWLTDGLAIGGGMVVAVGFAMVINMMATKEVWPFFAIGFVLATVTQITLIGLGAIGTALAFIYLSLSKQGGSGNGGGGSNTGDPLGDIIDNY, from the coding sequence ATGGATTTAAATATTATTCAAGTGATATTAGTCATTTTCGTAGCATTTCTAGCTGGTATGGAAGGTATCTTGGATGAATTTCATTTCCACCAGCCAGTAATTGCTTGTACGTTAATCGGCTTAGTTACAGGTAACTTAGTACCATGCCTAATCCTAGGTGGTACTCTTCAAATGATTGCCTTAGGTTGGGCAAATATCGGTGCTGCTGTAGCACCTGATGCAGCGTTAGCATCTGTTGCATCCGCAATTATTCTAGTTCTTGGTGGGCAAGGCAAAGCAGGGATTCCTTCAGCTATCGCTATTGCTGTTCCACTAGCAGTTGCAGGATTATTATTAACAATTATTTGTCGTACAATTGCTACAGCATTTGTACATTTCATGGATACTGCTGCTAAAGACGGAAATATCAGAAAAGTTGAAATGTGGCATATCATTGCTATTTGTATGCAGGGTATACGTATTGCACTTCCAGCAGCCTTGATCTTAGCAATTGGAGCTGGCCCTATTCGTGAATTACTTGAAGCTATGCCTGCTTGGTTAACAGATGGCTTAGCAATCGGTGGTGGAATGGTTGTAGCTGTTGGTTTTGCAATGGTAATCAACATGATGGCTACAAAAGAAGTATGGCCATTCTTTGCAATTGGTTTTGTGTTAGCAACTGTTACACAAATTACACTTATTGGACTAGGTGCAATTGGTACAGCTTTGGCTTTCATTTACTTATCACTTAGTAAACAAGGCGGCTCAGGTAATGGAGGCGGCGGCTCAAATACTGGTGATCCATTAGGTGATATTATTGATAACTACTAA
- a CDS encoding PTS system mannose/fructose/sorbose family transporter subunit IID has protein sequence MVKQLKLTKKDRISIWWRSTFIQGSWNYERMQNGGWAFTLIPAIKKLYKTKEDRAAALKRHLEFFNTHPYVASPIIGVTLALEEDRANGAPVDDVAIQGVKVGMMGPLAGIGDPVFWFTVKPILGALAASLAMSGNIMGPIIYFLAWNAIRMSFMWYTQEFGYRAGTRITDDLSGGLLQDITKGASILGMFILGSLVNRWVSVKFAPVVSSVKLSQGAYIDWSKLPAGAEGIKQALMQQAAGLSLTDHKITTLQDNFDSLIPGLAGLALTFFCMWLLKKKVSPIVIILGLFAAGIVFHLIGLM, from the coding sequence ATGGTAAAACAATTAAAATTAACAAAAAAAGATCGTATTTCTATTTGGTGGCGTTCAACTTTCATTCAAGGTTCTTGGAACTATGAAAGAATGCAAAACGGTGGTTGGGCATTCACATTAATTCCCGCAATCAAAAAATTATATAAGACTAAAGAAGACCGTGCAGCTGCATTAAAACGCCACTTGGAGTTCTTTAATACTCACCCATATGTAGCTTCGCCAATCATTGGTGTAACATTAGCCTTAGAAGAAGACCGTGCAAATGGTGCACCAGTTGATGACGTAGCTATTCAAGGTGTTAAAGTTGGTATGATGGGACCTTTAGCTGGTATCGGAGATCCAGTTTTCTGGTTTACAGTTAAGCCAATTTTAGGTGCATTAGCTGCTTCTCTTGCTATGAGTGGTAACATCATGGGACCAATTATCTATTTCTTAGCTTGGAATGCCATCCGTATGTCATTTATGTGGTATACACAAGAGTTTGGTTACAGAGCAGGAACTCGTATTACTGACGATTTATCAGGCGGTTTACTGCAAGATATTACAAAAGGAGCATCCATCCTTGGTATGTTCATTTTGGGATCATTAGTTAACAGGTGGGTATCCGTTAAATTTGCACCTGTAGTATCATCCGTTAAGTTAAGTCAAGGTGCTTACATTGATTGGAGCAAACTTCCTGCTGGAGCAGAGGGTATTAAACAGGCTCTGATGCAACAAGCAGCTGGTTTGTCGTTAACTGACCATAAGATTACGACACTGCAAGATAATTTTGATTCACTGATTCCTGGACTCGCAGGATTAGCATTGACATTCTTTTGTATGTGGCTGCTTAAGAAGAAAGTATCCCCAATTGTCATTATTCTTGGACTATTCGCAGCGGGTATTGTTTTCCACTTAATCGGTTTAATGTAA
- a CDS encoding mannose/fructose/sorbose PTS transporter subunit IIB → MNIVLARIDDRLIHGQVATIWSRETRCQRIMVCNDEAANDVIRKTLLTQVAPPGVKANVVDVEKAIRVCKNPRYESVRVMLLFTNPADVLRMVEGGIDIKSVNIGGMAFKEGKKQITTAVSVNEKDIESFKKLNEKGIELELRKVATDTKVDIMTKLK, encoded by the coding sequence ATGAATATAGTATTAGCAAGAATTGACGACAGATTAATTCATGGGCAGGTTGCAACAATTTGGTCAAGGGAAACAAGGTGCCAGAGGATAATGGTGTGCAATGATGAAGCTGCGAATGATGTCATAAGGAAGACACTTTTAACGCAAGTAGCTCCTCCAGGAGTTAAAGCTAATGTAGTAGATGTTGAAAAGGCTATTAGAGTTTGTAAAAATCCAAGGTATGAAAGTGTAAGAGTAATGCTTCTTTTTACAAATCCAGCAGATGTGCTTAGGATGGTTGAAGGCGGAATCGATATCAAAAGTGTAAACATTGGAGGAATGGCTTTTAAAGAAGGAAAGAAACAAATAACTACTGCTGTTTCGGTAAACGAAAAAGATATAGAATCTTTTAAAAAGCTTAATGAAAAAGGAATTGAATTAGAGCTGAGGAAAGTTGCTACAGATACTAAAGTTGACATAATGACTAAATTAAAATAA
- a CDS encoding DUF956 family protein, giving the protein MVQSLNTNVDLTMDATAFTGLSDYGKIMIGDKGFEFYNSRDSRKYIQIPWEEVDYVIASVLLKGKWIPRYAIKTKKNGTYTFASKESKKVLRAIRKYVEPSHMVRSLSFFDVIKRAVKLRFKKG; this is encoded by the coding sequence ATGGTTCAATCACTCAATACAAATGTTGATCTAACAATGGATGCAACAGCCTTTACAGGTTTGTCGGATTATGGCAAGATAATGATTGGCGACAAGGGTTTTGAATTTTATAATTCTCGTGATTCTCGCAAATATATTCAAATTCCTTGGGAAGAAGTTGACTATGTCATTGCGTCCGTATTACTAAAAGGAAAGTGGATTCCACGATATGCGATCAAAACGAAGAAAAATGGTACTTATACTTTTGCTTCTAAAGAATCAAAAAAAGTACTCCGTGCTATTCGAAAATATGTTGAACCAAGTCATATGGTTCGTTCGTTAAGTTTTTTTGATGTGATCAAACGAGCGGTCAAATTGAGATTTAAGAAGGGCTAA
- a CDS encoding glucose-6-phosphate isomerase gives MSNKCLKFDLENCTNYLKEYEVEAMQPFVNEAHDMLHKKTGLGNDFTGWIDLPLNYDKEEFERIKKCAQKIRKDSDVLVVIGIGGSYLGARAAIEMLSHTFHNDLPKEKKDGPTIYFLGNSLSSTYMAELLEVIKGKDISVNVISKSGTTTEPAIAFRILRELLEKKYGRDGAKTRIFATTDKKKGALKSLADTEGYESFVIPDDVGGRFSVLTAVGLLPIAAAGIDIDDLMKGAQDAVSLYNNPKLDENDAYKYAVARNVLYKKGKTTEILANFEPCLHYFGEWWKQLYGESEGKDHKGIFPAAVDFSTDLHSMGQYIQDGNRNLIETFINVEKPKKDVELKLDESNLDGLNFIAGKTMDFVNHQAFKGTILAHSDGSVPCMVLNVPELTAYYLGNMIYFFEKACGMSGYLMGVNPFNQPGVEEYKKNMFALLGKPGYEELKSKLAKRL, from the coding sequence ATGTCTAACAAATGTTTAAAATTCGATTTAGAAAATTGTACAAATTATTTAAAGGAATATGAAGTAGAAGCTATGCAGCCTTTTGTAAATGAGGCACATGATATGCTTCATAAAAAAACTGGTCTTGGTAATGACTTCACAGGGTGGATTGATTTGCCGTTAAATTATGATAAAGAAGAATTTGAGAGAATAAAAAAATGTGCTCAAAAAATTAGAAAAGATTCAGATGTACTAGTAGTTATAGGAATAGGCGGATCATATCTTGGAGCTAGAGCAGCTATTGAAATGCTTTCACATACATTTCATAATGACTTGCCAAAAGAAAAGAAAGATGGACCTACTATATACTTTTTAGGAAATAGTTTAAGTTCAACTTATATGGCAGAGTTACTTGAAGTTATAAAGGGTAAGGATATATCAGTAAATGTCATATCAAAATCAGGTACGACAACAGAACCAGCAATAGCTTTTAGAATTTTAAGGGAGCTGCTTGAAAAAAAATATGGACGTGATGGAGCAAAAACAAGAATATTTGCCACAACTGATAAGAAAAAAGGTGCATTAAAATCTCTTGCAGATACAGAAGGATATGAAAGTTTTGTAATCCCAGATGATGTTGGGGGAAGATTTTCAGTACTTACGGCAGTTGGACTTCTTCCTATTGCTGCAGCTGGAATTGACATTGATGATTTAATGAAAGGTGCTCAAGATGCAGTAAGTCTTTATAATAATCCAAAGTTAGATGAAAATGATGCTTATAAGTATGCAGTAGCAAGAAATGTATTGTACAAGAAGGGAAAAACTACAGAGATACTTGCAAACTTTGAACCATGCTTACATTATTTTGGAGAGTGGTGGAAACAACTATATGGTGAGAGCGAAGGTAAAGACCATAAGGGCATATTCCCTGCAGCAGTTGACTTTTCAACAGACCTTCATTCTATGGGCCAATACATTCAAGATGGAAATAGAAATTTAATTGAAACATTTATAAATGTAGAAAAACCTAAAAAAGATGTTGAATTGAAGTTAGATGAAAGTAATCTTGATGGATTAAACTTTATTGCTGGTAAAACTATGGACTTTGTAAATCATCAAGCTTTCAAGGGAACAATTTTAGCTCACAGCGATGGAAGTGTTCCTTGTATGGTTTTAAATGTACCAGAATTAACTGCATATTATTTAGGAAATATGATTTATTTCTTTGAAAAAGCATGTGGTATGAGCGGATATTTGATGGGTGTAAATCCATTTAATCAGCCTGGAGTTGAGGAATACAAGAAAAACATGTTTGCACTCCTTGGAAAACCAGGTTATGAAGAATTAAAATCAAAGCTTGCAAAAAGGCTGTAG
- a CDS encoding YaiI/YqxD family protein, with translation MRILVDADACPGRYIIEKAARKNNLELIFYCDINHFINSDYGEVKYVDQWFQSVDIVLANECRKNDLIVTQDYGVAAMVLGKGAYAISPRGYIYNNENIDRLLFERHISSKIRRSGGKTSTFKKRTVEDDKRLYDNLIKLIHKIKC, from the coding sequence ATGAGAATTTTAGTGGATGCAGATGCATGCCCAGGGAGATATATAATAGAAAAAGCGGCAAGAAAAAATAACTTAGAACTTATTTTTTATTGTGATATAAATCATTTTATAAATAGTGATTACGGTGAAGTAAAATATGTAGATCAGTGGTTTCAAAGTGTTGATATTGTTTTGGCTAATGAATGCAGGAAAAATGACTTAATTGTAACTCAGGACTATGGTGTAGCAGCCATGGTCTTGGGAAAAGGAGCATATGCTATAAGTCCTAGGGGATATATATATAATAATGAAAATATAGATAGACTTTTGTTTGAAAGACATATATCCAGCAAGATTAGACGAAGCGGCGGTAAAACTTCTACATTTAAAAAGAGAACAGTAGAGGATGATAAAAGGCTGTATGATAATTTAATAAAGTTAATTCACAAAATAAAATGTTAG
- a CDS encoding mannose/fructose/sorbose PTS transporter subunit IIA, whose protein sequence is MVGIILASHGEFAKGILQSGAMIFGEQENVKAVTLMPSEDPDDIKAKMKDAIASFDNQDEVLFLVDLWGGTPFNQANSLFEEHKDKWAIVAGMNLPMVIEAYASRLSMESAQEIAANIVKVAKEGVKVKPEELEPKDTGKSSEASAVQSNTGAPGSFEYVLARIDSRLLHGQVATSWSRTVHPTRIIVVSDAVARDELRKKLIQQAAPPGIKAHVVPIKQMIKLAKDDKHFGGQRALLLFENPEDVLRAVEGGVPLETINVGSMAHSTGKVQPNKVLAFNQEDIDTFNKLKQAGLKFDVRKVPNDSGENMDEILRKAQEELNKLK, encoded by the coding sequence ATGGTAGGAATTATTCTTGCTAGTCACGGAGAATTTGCTAAAGGCATCTTGCAATCTGGTGCAATGATTTTTGGAGAACAAGAAAATGTAAAAGCTGTTACATTGATGCCCAGCGAAGATCCTGATGACATTAAAGCAAAAATGAAAGACGCAATCGCATCTTTTGACAACCAAGATGAGGTTTTATTCTTAGTTGATCTTTGGGGCGGTACACCATTCAATCAAGCAAATAGTTTATTTGAAGAACATAAAGATAAATGGGCAATTGTAGCTGGTATGAATCTACCAATGGTGATTGAAGCTTATGCTTCACGTCTCTCAATGGAATCCGCACAGGAAATTGCGGCTAATATCGTAAAAGTAGCTAAAGAAGGAGTTAAAGTTAAGCCTGAAGAGTTAGAACCAAAAGATACTGGTAAATCTTCAGAAGCTTCGGCAGTACAATCTAATACAGGTGCACCTGGATCATTCGAATATGTTTTAGCTCGTATTGACTCTCGTTTACTTCATGGGCAAGTAGCGACTTCTTGGTCAAGAACTGTGCATCCTACACGAATTATTGTCGTATCAGATGCAGTAGCCAGAGATGAGCTTCGTAAAAAATTGATTCAACAGGCTGCTCCTCCGGGTATTAAAGCTCATGTTGTTCCAATTAAACAAATGATTAAACTTGCAAAAGATGATAAACATTTTGGCGGACAGCGTGCATTACTTCTTTTTGAAAATCCAGAAGATGTACTTAGAGCAGTAGAAGGTGGAGTACCATTAGAGACAATCAATGTTGGTTCTATGGCTCACTCTACAGGTAAAGTTCAGCCAAACAAAGTGCTTGCTTTCAATCAAGAAGATATTGATACCTTCAATAAGCTTAAACAAGCTGGATTGAAATTTGATGTCCGTAAAGTTCCAAATGATTCAGGAGAAAATATGGACGAAATATTAAGAAAAGCACAAGAAGAATTAAATAAATTAAAATAA
- a CDS encoding sigma-54-dependent transcriptional regulator gives MKRIDKIYNYLLDNTKKLNLDTIKEKKGFSASEISKELDILRNNVSMELNVLLRDKRIIKIKGRPVLFLEKGTVENIVGCKLEGKSLEFDSIDKLIELSNKNKKDKDPFNNLIGAETSLKNQIEQAKAAVLYPPNGLHTLIVGQTGVGKTLFANMMYNYAKYAKRFSKDAPFIVFNCADYYNNPQLLISQIFGHVKGAFTGAENEKVGLVEKADGGVLFLDEIHRLPPEGQEMIFYFMDTGTYNKLGETEKVRKSNVLIIGATTEDPASSLLKTFVRRIPIIITIPTFEERPVKDKLDMVKFLLSNEAHRVNKTIKIEDEAVKALVGSASFGNVGQMKSNIQLVCAKGFFNSIGSDDCIEIDFKSLPTDIKDGIFHLGGKRKEMEEISEYIDSQLVITPEGEYKALIDEDPYEPPFNLYKIIEDKSAVLKGEGADDEYIKNFITTDINVHMKCFYDKFKNNVQGREKILKIVNEDILEFAEKIKDIVEVRLNKKFNERFLYALSLHLSAFFKRVENKRNLKYANVEGIIKDNPDEYNVSIEIKELIEEKYKIVVPNMEIVYLTLLLSSIQDTQSNERVALIVAAHGSSTASSMVNVAKKLLGEGVIEAVDMPLEVNPKKVLDDMTEKVKEIDMGKGVLLLVDMGSLVNFDVVITEKTGIKVKSIDMVSTPLVLEAVRKANIFDMDLDSIYDSLKEFRGYGRYIEDCTASDIHKAIITICSSGQGAAEKLKDLVNDIVVNLTDEKIDIIPVGINKLNERIKLIKKSYSIIASVGIVDPKIEVPFISLESLINGPGENNLINIIQKNNILITKKDENIQVKDLCQDSLKKFLTFLNPYKVISVLMEFSSVLEKEMNAHFDNLLCIRLIIHVGCALERMVVRDGLVYKDDVSKLNKETLKSIRKANSVFKDSLNIALNDDEIYYIAEMFQ, from the coding sequence TTGAAACGTATAGATAAAATATATAATTATTTACTTGATAATACAAAAAAACTTAACTTGGACACTATAAAAGAAAAAAAAGGATTTAGTGCATCAGAAATCTCAAAAGAATTAGATATATTGAGAAATAATGTGAGTATGGAATTAAACGTACTGCTTAGAGATAAAAGGATAATAAAGATCAAGGGAAGACCAGTGTTATTTTTAGAAAAGGGTACTGTAGAGAATATTGTTGGATGTAAGTTAGAAGGTAAGTCTTTAGAATTTGACAGTATAGATAAGTTAATTGAATTAAGTAATAAAAATAAAAAAGATAAAGATCCATTTAATAATTTAATAGGTGCAGAAACAAGTCTTAAAAATCAAATAGAGCAAGCTAAGGCGGCGGTACTATATCCTCCTAATGGTCTGCATACTTTAATTGTCGGACAAACGGGAGTTGGAAAAACATTATTTGCAAACATGATGTACAATTATGCTAAGTATGCAAAAAGGTTCAGTAAAGATGCACCATTTATAGTATTTAATTGTGCAGACTATTATAATAATCCACAGCTTTTGATTTCACAAATATTTGGACATGTAAAAGGAGCTTTTACAGGAGCTGAAAATGAAAAAGTTGGTTTGGTTGAGAAGGCAGATGGTGGAGTGTTATTTTTAGATGAAATACACAGACTTCCGCCGGAAGGTCAAGAGATGATATTTTATTTTATGGACACAGGAACTTATAATAAACTAGGAGAAACTGAAAAAGTAAGAAAATCTAATGTACTTATAATAGGCGCAACTACTGAAGATCCAGCATCATCATTATTAAAAACTTTTGTAAGAAGGATACCTATAATAATAACAATTCCTACTTTTGAAGAAAGACCTGTTAAAGATAAGTTAGACATGGTTAAATTTTTATTATCGAATGAAGCACATAGAGTAAATAAAACAATAAAGATTGAAGATGAAGCTGTAAAAGCATTAGTAGGCAGCGCTTCCTTTGGCAATGTAGGACAAATGAAATCCAATATTCAGCTTGTGTGTGCTAAAGGTTTTTTTAATAGTATAGGCAGTGATGATTGTATTGAAATAGATTTCAAGTCCCTTCCAACAGATATAAAGGATGGAATATTTCATTTGGGTGGTAAGAGAAAGGAAATGGAAGAAATATCAGAATATATTGATTCACAACTTGTTATTACACCTGAAGGTGAATATAAAGCACTAATAGATGAAGACCCTTACGAACCTCCATTTAACTTATATAAGATAATAGAAGATAAGTCTGCTGTATTAAAAGGTGAAGGTGCAGATGATGAGTATATTAAAAATTTTATTACTACGGATATAAATGTTCATATGAAGTGTTTTTATGATAAGTTTAAGAATAATGTACAAGGTAGGGAAAAGATACTTAAGATAGTAAATGAAGATATACTTGAATTTGCAGAAAAAATAAAAGATATTGTTGAAGTAAGGCTTAATAAAAAGTTTAATGAAAGATTTTTGTATGCTCTTAGTTTGCATTTAAGTGCATTTTTCAAAAGAGTTGAAAACAAAAGGAATTTGAAATACGCTAACGTTGAAGGCATTATTAAAGATAATCCTGATGAATACAATGTTTCTATTGAAATTAAAGAATTAATAGAAGAAAAGTATAAAATAGTAGTTCCCAACATGGAAATAGTATATTTGACTTTACTACTTAGTTCAATTCAGGACACGCAAAGTAATGAGCGTGTTGCATTAATAGTTGCTGCACATGGAAGCAGTACAGCAAGCAGTATGGTGAATGTTGCTAAAAAGCTTTTAGGTGAAGGTGTTATAGAAGCTGTAGATATGCCGCTTGAGGTGAATCCTAAGAAGGTATTAGATGATATGACAGAAAAAGTAAAAGAAATAGATATGGGTAAAGGAGTACTTCTTTTAGTAGATATGGGGTCTTTAGTAAATTTTGATGTTGTTATTACGGAAAAGACTGGTATAAAGGTTAAAAGTATAGATATGGTATCTACCCCTTTAGTCTTAGAAGCAGTTAGAAAAGCAAATATTTTTGATATGGATTTAGACAGTATATATGATTCACTTAAAGAGTTTAGGGGGTATGGTCGATATATAGAAGATTGTACTGCATCTGATATACATAAAGCTATAATAACTATTTGCAGCAGCGGTCAAGGAGCTGCCGAAAAACTTAAAGATTTAGTTAATGACATTGTTGTAAATTTAACTGATGAAAAAATAGATATAATACCTGTTGGTATAAATAAATTAAATGAGAGAATAAAATTAATAAAAAAAAGTTATTCTATCATTGCTTCTGTTGGAATTGTAGATCCAAAGATAGAAGTTCCATTTATTTCATTAGAGTCTTTGATTAATGGTCCTGGAGAGAACAACTTAATTAATATAATACAAAAAAACAATATTTTAATAACAAAAAAAGATGAAAATATACAGGTAAAAGATTTGTGTCAAGACAGTTTGAAAAAATTTTTAACATTTTTAAATCCATACAAAGTAATAAGTGTATTAATGGAGTTTTCAAGTGTATTGGAAAAGGAAATGAATGCACATTTTGATAATTTACTTTGCATTAGATTAATAATCCATGTAGGCTGTGCATTAGAGAGAATGGTAGTTAGAGATGGATTAGTATATAAGGATGATGTTTCAAAGTTAAATAAGGAGACACTAAAAAGTATTAGAAAAGCTAATAGCGTATTTAAAGATTCATTAAATATTGCTTTAAATGATGATGAAATTTATTATATTGCTGAAATGTTTCAATGA